In the genome of Halalkalicoccus subterraneus, the window CTCTCGGATGAGGATCTACTGGAGCAGGCCGGGGCGATCCGTGGGGCCGCTGAAGACGCCGCTATCGAGGTGTTCGCGGGCGTGGAGGCGAACATCGACGAGGCCGGCGGGCTGAGCGTCGCCGAGGACGTTCTCGAGGAGCTCGATCTCGTGGTCGCCTCGCCCCACAGCGCGCTCGACATGGCACCCGAGAACGCGACCGACCGGCTCGTCGCGGCCATCGAGCACCCCGCGACTGACGTGTTGGGCCACCCGACCGGACGACTGTTGACCCGGCGACCCGGCCTCGACCCCGATCTCCGGCGGGTTGCCACGGCCGCTGCCGACCACGGCGTGGCCCTGGAGGTCAACGCGAACCCCTCGCGGCTGGACCTGTGGGGCCGGGCGGTGAAGGTCGCCGTCGAGGCGGGGGCGAAGATCGCGATCGATACCGACGCCCACAGCGCGGCGGAGTTCGAGAACAACAGGTACGGAGTTCACACCGCCCGTCGGGGCTGGGCCGGGCCGGATGACGTAGTGAACGCCTGGGAGACAAGCGGGGTTCGCGAGTTCATCGGACGATGACCCAACTCAGGCAGATCAGCGCGATCGATTCGAGCAGGCGCAACACCAGCACCATCTGCTGGGCGGCGACGGTCGTGTAGAACTCGTCCGTCCCGAAGAAGAAGTAGATCGCGAGCAGGTTCTCGACGAGCAGGACGATCCCGAAACAGAGAAACCCGAGCGTGATCGCCGTCCGGAACCGCCGGTAGTTGGTGACCCAGATGTAGGTCAGCGCAAGCAGCATGCAGACGTTGAACGTCGCGAACAGGGTCGCGGCGTACATCCAGATCATGTGGTGGTCCCCTCGACGATCCGTTCGAAGGTGTCCCTATGGTCTTCGAACTCGTCGGTGAGGAAGTACATCTCGCCGTAGCTTTCCCCGTAGGCGGTGACGATGTCGTGTTCTTCGAGCATATCGAGGTGGTGGCGAACGGTCTTATAGTTGAGATCCAGTTCCTCCGCGAGCTGGTTCGCGTTCCGTGGTCGATTGAGCAACGCCCGGATGATACGGATCCTGTTCGTTCCGCCCCGCATGCCCGTGAGTAGATAGTAGAGGATCCGTTCCATACAGACGTTGTCCACCCTCGTTCCGCGCTTGGGATCGACTTCGAATACTCGTGGGCGGGGCACCTATTAGTGGATTACTGTTCTCGAACGAAGAGCGCAGCCCCCTTCCATCCCGGCTTGCCGCCGGGCGGTGGGGCGCGTGGATCGAACACACGGCCGTTCGGTACTGTGCACCGTGTCTCCCTGACGGGCGACCAATCCCGCCGATTACGACTACATCCCCGCCACCCAAAGGCGTTTTGCGGTAATTATACATAAATTCGACCCAAATATAACCCTAATATTCTCGCTCGTGCCCGCTGCACCGGTGATAGTGTCAGTTTGATTTTCACGACAGATCTACCGACTCGCACTTCGGAGGCGCTCGTCAGCGTCGCTCGTGATATGTCTCATCAGTACACATAAATTTATATTTGTATATTTAAAGGAATCATGGTACAAAACCTCTTTGTCGTGTCTGGGCGATTCCCGGGTATGGATTCGCCAGGCGAGGGGGAGATCGTTCACACACCCACGGAGGAGTTCGCCGCGA includes:
- a CDS encoding ArsR/SmtB family transcription factor — its product is MERILYYLLTGMRGGTNRIRIIRALLNRPRNANQLAEELDLNYKTVRHHLDMLEEHDIVTAYGESYGEMYFLTDEFEDHRDTFERIVEGTTT